The Streptomyces sp. NBC_01268 genome window below encodes:
- a CDS encoding 4-hydroxyphenylacetate 3-hydroxylase family protein: protein MSRPTTTTGTTGPLGVRTGDAYRASLDDGRELYLDGKRITDPASHPAFKPSVDELARIFDLQHDPAHAPVMTWKDPESGLTLGRAYQPTRTLEDLRAQRASAELWLRESLGQHGRSPAFMSSIALGLYDFRHRLEANRPGFGANAEAWYRHCATNDLVLTHALGDPQIDRSADPVDDPDLALRVIEENDKGIVVRGAKQLTTLAPTAHEVLVYLSASFTQRSAEQFVVWCALPLNTPGLITLCREPFGAEPFGHEHPLARRFDEQDAMLFFDDVLVPWDRVFLLRDGALARTGLGRINAWSSYIGHIRYRERLRTLLSTATMVAESIGVDGFRNVQEELGKLAGYVELTEYFIDAAEARATTTDSGLLAPGDTAAARVWSAEVAASALAAVRNIGSAGVLMQPTPNDLAHPRLRPHLDRYMRGKNIPADRKSRLFRLAWDLTGDSFGQRQDLYEYVHRGDLARNRINLYLRHDQSETRGRLEQLLAGPDAPAGPTDSPNQEGARP from the coding sequence ATGAGCCGACCCACCACGACGACCGGCACGACAGGCCCCCTCGGCGTGCGGACCGGCGACGCCTACCGTGCCAGCCTCGACGACGGCAGGGAGCTCTACCTCGACGGAAAACGGATCACCGACCCCGCCTCCCACCCCGCGTTCAAGCCGTCCGTCGACGAACTCGCCCGGATCTTCGACCTCCAGCACGACCCCGCGCACGCCCCGGTCATGACCTGGAAGGACCCGGAGAGCGGCCTCACCCTCGGCCGCGCCTACCAGCCGACCCGCACCCTGGAGGACCTGCGCGCCCAGCGCGCCAGCGCGGAGCTCTGGCTGCGCGAGAGCCTCGGCCAGCACGGCCGCTCACCGGCCTTCATGTCGTCCATCGCGCTCGGCCTCTACGACTTCCGGCACCGCCTGGAAGCCAACCGGCCCGGATTCGGCGCCAACGCCGAGGCCTGGTACCGCCACTGCGCCACCAACGACCTCGTCCTCACCCACGCGCTCGGCGACCCGCAGATCGACCGGTCGGCGGACCCCGTGGACGACCCCGACCTCGCCCTGCGGGTGATCGAGGAGAACGACAAGGGCATCGTGGTGCGCGGCGCCAAGCAGCTCACCACCCTCGCGCCGACCGCGCACGAGGTGCTCGTCTACCTCTCCGCGTCCTTCACCCAGCGCAGCGCCGAACAGTTCGTCGTCTGGTGCGCCCTGCCCCTGAACACCCCCGGCCTCATCACGCTGTGCCGGGAGCCGTTCGGCGCCGAACCGTTCGGCCACGAGCACCCGCTCGCCCGGCGCTTCGACGAGCAGGACGCCATGCTGTTCTTCGACGACGTACTGGTCCCCTGGGACCGGGTGTTCCTGCTGCGCGACGGAGCCCTGGCCCGTACCGGACTCGGCCGGATCAACGCGTGGAGCTCGTACATCGGGCACATCCGCTACCGGGAACGCCTCCGCACCCTGCTCTCCACCGCCACCATGGTCGCCGAGAGCATCGGCGTCGACGGCTTCCGCAACGTGCAGGAGGAGCTCGGCAAGCTGGCCGGCTACGTCGAACTGACCGAGTACTTCATCGACGCCGCCGAGGCACGGGCCACGACCACCGACAGCGGCCTGCTGGCCCCCGGCGACACGGCGGCCGCCCGCGTCTGGTCCGCCGAGGTCGCCGCGAGCGCCCTGGCGGCCGTACGCAACATCGGCTCGGCCGGCGTCCTCATGCAGCCCACCCCCAACGACCTGGCACACCCCCGGCTGCGCCCGCACCTCGACCGCTACATGCGCGGCAAGAACATCCCGGCGGACCGCAAGTCCCGGCTGTTCCGGCTCGCCTGGGACCTCACCGGCGACAGCTTCGGGCAGCGCCAGGACCTGTACGAGTACGTGCACCGCGGCGACCTCGCCCGCAACCGGATCAACCTCTACCTGCGGCACGACCAGAGCGAGACCCGCGGCCGCCTGGAACAGCTCCTCGCCGGCCCCGACGCCCCCGCAGGCCCCACCGACTCCCCGAACCAGGAAGGCGCACGCCCGTGA
- a CDS encoding flavin reductase family protein: MSAPVHPDAVHPDAVRLAARTCATGVAVLTTRSGDEVFAKTVSSFVTLSMNPPLISVAVTRHSPLVQAVGDSGRLALSVLRVGQEHLSQRFATPGAGRATGSFSGVPTRTEVTGAPVVEDCLTWFDCQLHSVLPGGDHSILIGLPLAAAAAPTGQPLLYHEGGYHAPTPLTPPSPPRPDRAPTAPGVRT, translated from the coding sequence ATGAGCGCACCCGTCCACCCCGACGCCGTCCACCCCGATGCCGTACGCCTGGCCGCCCGCACCTGCGCGACCGGTGTCGCCGTGCTCACCACCCGGTCCGGCGACGAGGTCTTCGCCAAGACCGTCTCGTCCTTCGTCACCCTGTCCATGAACCCGCCGCTGATCAGCGTGGCGGTCACCCGGCACAGCCCGCTGGTGCAGGCCGTCGGCGACTCCGGCCGACTCGCGCTCAGCGTGCTCCGGGTCGGGCAGGAACACCTCTCCCAGCGGTTCGCCACCCCCGGCGCGGGCCGCGCCACCGGCTCCTTCAGCGGGGTGCCGACCCGCACGGAGGTCACCGGAGCCCCGGTCGTCGAGGACTGCCTCACCTGGTTCGACTGCCAGTTGCACAGCGTCCTCCCCGGAGGCGACCACAGCATCCTCATCGGTCTTCCCCTCGCCGCCGCCGCCGCCCCGACGGGGCAGCCGCTCCTCTACCACGAGGGCGGCTACCACGCCCCCACCCCCCTCACACCCCCCTCGCCCCCGCGCCCGGACCGGGCGCCCACCGCACCTGGAGTCCGTACATGA
- the asnB gene encoding asparagine synthase (glutamine-hydrolyzing) translates to MCGITGWLDWQRDLRAELPTVRAMTDTLICRGPDAGGTWLSPHAALGHRRLSVLDLAGGVQPLTDTADERAPRAVLSYNGELYNYRELRAELQSLGHRFRTESDTEVVLHAHTQWGADAPRRLNGIYAYAIWDTRTEELTLVRDHLGIKPLYYHAYATGLIFGSEPKAVLANPGFRAELDSEGIAELFALPAAPTAGHGLFRGLREVRPGHLLRVTRGATREVRYWQLTSAVHEDDAATTTERIRELLTDTVERQLISDVPLCTLLSGGIDSSAITALAALARGRAGHDKVDTFSVDFPGSGDALRPDRWRTTHDAPYVQAVVDHLGTRHSRVVIPDDDLLEARDAVLRARDRPGWGEMDASLYLLFREVRRQSTVALSGEAADEVFGGYPYFHTPEALAADTFPWLHGRETPAALLRPDVRAAVRPEEYTAQQYRDSLARTPELPGEDGTERRLRQVGHLALTRWLPPLLDRVDRVSMAVGLEVRVPFCDHRLVEYAWNIPWQMKSLGGSPKGVLREAVRDLLPAQVVDRPKSGYPSTPAVRYTEVLTARVRDLLDDSAAPVFDLVDRELVRAALRDGRPLPSPRTAPNPVGGLDHLLQVDEWLRAYKVALR, encoded by the coding sequence ATGTGCGGCATCACCGGCTGGCTCGACTGGCAGCGCGACCTGCGCGCCGAGCTGCCGACCGTGCGGGCCATGACCGACACCCTGATCTGCCGCGGCCCCGACGCCGGCGGCACCTGGCTCTCCCCGCACGCCGCACTCGGACACCGCCGGCTGTCCGTCCTCGACCTCGCCGGCGGCGTCCAGCCGCTGACCGACACGGCCGACGAGCGGGCACCGCGCGCCGTGCTCTCGTACAACGGCGAGCTGTACAACTACCGGGAGCTGCGCGCCGAACTCCAGTCCCTCGGCCACCGCTTCCGCACCGAGTCCGACACCGAGGTCGTCCTGCACGCCCACACCCAGTGGGGAGCCGACGCGCCCCGCCGGCTCAACGGCATCTACGCGTACGCCATCTGGGACACCCGGACCGAGGAGCTCACCCTCGTCCGCGACCACCTGGGCATCAAGCCGCTCTACTACCACGCGTACGCCACGGGTCTGATCTTCGGCTCCGAACCCAAGGCCGTCCTCGCCAACCCCGGCTTCCGGGCCGAGCTCGACAGCGAGGGCATCGCCGAGCTCTTCGCCCTGCCCGCCGCACCCACCGCCGGACACGGCCTGTTCCGCGGACTGCGGGAGGTACGCCCGGGGCACCTCCTGCGGGTCACCCGCGGCGCCACCCGCGAGGTGCGCTACTGGCAGCTGACCTCCGCCGTCCACGAGGACGACGCCGCCACCACCACCGAGCGCATCCGCGAGCTGCTCACCGACACCGTGGAACGCCAGCTGATCAGCGACGTCCCCCTGTGCACCCTGCTCTCCGGCGGCATCGACTCCAGCGCCATCACCGCGCTCGCCGCCCTCGCCCGCGGCCGGGCCGGCCACGACAAGGTCGACACCTTCTCCGTCGACTTCCCCGGCAGCGGCGACGCCCTGCGCCCCGACCGGTGGCGCACCACGCACGACGCCCCGTACGTCCAAGCCGTCGTCGACCACCTCGGCACCCGGCACTCCCGCGTCGTCATCCCCGACGACGACCTGCTGGAGGCGCGCGACGCCGTGCTCCGCGCCCGGGACAGGCCGGGCTGGGGCGAGATGGACGCCTCGCTCTACCTGCTGTTCCGCGAGGTCCGGCGGCAGTCCACGGTGGCCCTGTCCGGCGAGGCGGCCGACGAGGTCTTCGGCGGCTACCCGTACTTCCACACCCCCGAGGCCCTCGCCGCCGACACCTTCCCCTGGCTGCACGGCCGCGAGACCCCCGCCGCGCTGCTGCGCCCGGACGTCAGAGCCGCGGTGCGGCCCGAGGAGTACACCGCCCAGCAGTACCGCGACTCCCTCGCCCGGACCCCCGAACTCCCCGGCGAGGACGGCACCGAACGGCGCCTGCGGCAGGTCGGCCACCTCGCGCTGACCCGCTGGCTCCCCCCGCTGCTCGACCGCGTCGACCGGGTCAGCATGGCCGTCGGCCTGGAGGTGCGCGTGCCCTTCTGCGACCACCGCCTGGTCGAGTACGCGTGGAACATCCCCTGGCAGATGAAGTCGCTCGGCGGCTCGCCCAAGGGCGTGCTCCGCGAGGCCGTCCGGGACCTGCTGCCCGCGCAGGTGGTGGACCGGCCCAAGAGCGGCTACCCCTCCACCCCGGCCGTGCGCTACACCGAGGTGCTCACCGCCCGCGTGCGGGACCTGCTCGACGACTCCGCGGCCCCCGTGTTCGACCTGGTCGACCGGGAACTCGTCCGGGCGGCCCTGCGCGACGGACGGCCGCTGCCGAGCCCCCGCACCGCCCCCAACCCGGTCGGCGGCCTGGACCACCTGCTCCAGGTCGACGAATGGCTCCGCGCCTACAAGGTGGCCCTCCGATGA
- a CDS encoding response regulator transcription factor, whose product MARLSEQELIEAEACNPFDSAAGHQRLYREDAAVLDSQRYELRLTPLSNPAGNDSAANSPWIAARVLLAGGHPIALAGLRSVLDSAQGEGLRVVGAVRDQWQALREMPRYRPDVVLLGASEALHKDLATARSLRRSKGAAQARIILLRKPENAAQVTRMLKAGVSGAFPLDQDPSCVVRAISVVAAGGSIFLPAPLEDDAFAEGPHPADEDGGELPLDEAELTGREQDVLAMLARGLSNAEIGRELSLSVATVKKYLTGAMRKIRQPDRLKAALYALRQGLA is encoded by the coding sequence ATGGCGAGGCTCTCGGAACAGGAACTGATAGAGGCCGAGGCCTGCAATCCCTTCGACAGCGCCGCCGGGCACCAGCGGCTGTACCGCGAGGACGCCGCCGTGCTCGACTCGCAGCGGTACGAGTTACGGCTGACCCCGCTGTCCAATCCGGCGGGGAACGACAGCGCGGCGAACTCCCCGTGGATCGCGGCCCGGGTGCTCCTCGCCGGAGGGCACCCGATCGCCCTCGCCGGACTGCGCAGCGTGCTCGACTCGGCACAGGGCGAGGGCCTCCGGGTGGTGGGCGCCGTGCGGGACCAGTGGCAGGCGCTGCGCGAGATGCCCCGCTACCGCCCCGACGTGGTGCTGCTCGGCGCGTCCGAAGCGCTGCACAAGGACCTGGCCACGGCCCGCTCCCTGCGCCGCTCCAAGGGGGCCGCCCAGGCGCGGATCATCCTGCTGCGGAAACCCGAGAACGCGGCCCAGGTCACGCGGATGCTCAAGGCCGGGGTGAGCGGGGCCTTCCCGCTCGACCAGGACCCGAGCTGCGTGGTCCGGGCCATCTCGGTCGTTGCCGCCGGCGGTTCGATCTTCCTGCCGGCGCCGCTGGAGGACGACGCGTTCGCCGAGGGGCCGCACCCGGCCGACGAGGACGGGGGCGAACTGCCTCTGGACGAGGCCGAACTGACGGGACGCGAGCAGGACGTCCTCGCCATGCTGGCCCGTGGGCTGTCGAACGCGGAGATAGGGCGGGAGCTCTCCCTGTCGGTCGCGACGGTCAAGAAGTACCTGACCGGGGCCATGCGCAAGATCCGGCAGCCGGACCGGCTGAAGGCGGCGCTCTACGCCCTGCGCCAGGGCCTGGCGTAG
- a CDS encoding MFS transporter, with protein sequence MRAESPPEPSSPAPPAQSAPPAPPVSSAPSPPVPLGRRQLLAASAGNVAEWYDWLAYAYLSVYFADRIFPPGGGPAVLALNTFAVFAVGFAARPVGGLLIGVLADRRGRRTAMATTITLMGAGQLAMAALPTYQQIGVASPVLLVVIRLAQGLSVGGESTVSAVFAVESAPAGRRGLYSSVAYVSGNLGQLLASGVAALLAWQLTTAQMHAWGWRVAFGIGALACVAGLWIRHGTEETLPSAVRETARPRPFDFLRGNPREAALVVGMTLGATVVFYTWTTFLPTYARLVVGLAPGTALTASTVSLAFFIVLQPLAGLLSDRVGRKPLLITFGVGFTVLTVPLLGLLRDSFWSLLLISCAGMVLLTGYTAVSGAVMAELFPASVRTTGVGVPYALTVAAFGGTAPYLATALIDRGHAGWFGWYVSGLVLLSTLVYVGMRETKGVALR encoded by the coding sequence ATGAGAGCCGAATCCCCGCCGGAGCCGTCGTCACCCGCTCCGCCCGCGCAGTCGGCGCCGCCGGCTCCGCCCGTGTCGTCCGCGCCGTCCCCACCGGTGCCGCTCGGGCGCCGCCAGTTGCTCGCGGCCTCCGCGGGGAACGTGGCCGAGTGGTACGACTGGCTCGCGTACGCGTACCTGTCGGTCTACTTCGCCGACCGGATCTTCCCGCCCGGCGGCGGCCCGGCCGTCCTCGCGCTCAACACCTTCGCGGTCTTCGCGGTGGGCTTCGCGGCCCGCCCCGTCGGCGGACTGCTCATCGGCGTGCTCGCCGACCGGCGCGGCCGCCGGACCGCGATGGCGACGACGATCACGCTCATGGGGGCCGGTCAGCTGGCCATGGCCGCGCTGCCCACGTACCAGCAGATCGGGGTGGCCTCCCCGGTGCTGCTCGTCGTCATCAGGCTCGCCCAGGGGCTCTCCGTGGGCGGCGAATCGACGGTGTCCGCGGTCTTCGCGGTCGAGTCCGCCCCGGCCGGCCGCCGCGGTCTCTACTCCAGCGTCGCCTACGTCAGCGGGAACCTCGGGCAGCTCCTCGCCTCCGGTGTCGCCGCCCTGCTCGCCTGGCAGCTCACCACGGCCCAGATGCACGCCTGGGGCTGGCGCGTCGCCTTCGGCATCGGGGCCCTCGCCTGCGTGGCGGGGCTCTGGATCCGGCACGGGACCGAGGAGACCCTCCCGTCGGCGGTGCGGGAGACCGCCCGGCCGCGCCCCTTCGACTTCCTGCGCGGCAATCCCAGGGAAGCGGCCCTCGTCGTCGGCATGACGCTCGGGGCCACGGTCGTCTTCTACACCTGGACCACCTTCCTGCCCACCTACGCGCGCCTCGTCGTGGGCCTCGCCCCGGGCACGGCGCTCACCGCGAGCACCGTCTCGCTGGCGTTCTTCATCGTCCTCCAGCCGCTGGCCGGCCTGCTGTCGGACCGGGTGGGCCGCAAGCCGCTGCTGATCACCTTCGGGGTGGGGTTCACGGTGCTGACCGTCCCGCTCCTCGGGCTGCTGCGGGACTCCTTCTGGAGCCTGCTGCTGATCTCGTGCGCGGGCATGGTGCTGCTCACCGGGTACACCGCCGTCAGCGGCGCGGTCATGGCCGAGCTGTTCCCCGCCTCCGTCCGCACCACGGGCGTCGGCGTCCCGTACGCGCTCACGGTCGCCGCCTTCGGCGGCACCGCCCCGTACCTCGCGACGGCCCTGATCGACCGGGGCCACGCGGGCTGGTTCGGGTGGTATGTCTCCGGCCTTGTCCTCCTTTCGACGCTCGTCTACGTCGGAATGCGCGAGACGAAGGGTGTCGCCCTGAGGTGA
- a CDS encoding DUF6011 domain-containing protein, with amino-acid sequence MGDEPLAIEIDSAEERPAPGRVWCRLCGRPLTGAASRRTGLGPACDAKLHPPGPDIRTRRHEVEQDTLPGTWG; translated from the coding sequence ATGGGAGACGAACCACTGGCAATCGAGATCGATTCCGCCGAGGAGCGGCCGGCGCCGGGCCGGGTGTGGTGCCGCCTGTGCGGGCGCCCGCTGACCGGTGCCGCATCCCGCCGCACCGGTCTCGGCCCGGCCTGCGACGCCAAGCTGCACCCGCCGGGCCCGGACATCCGCACCCGCCGCCACGAGGTCGAGCAGGACACCCTGCCCGGGACCTGGGGCTGA
- a CDS encoding glutathione peroxidase, whose product MSLYEIPLKTLAGDPVSLADFRDRAVLVVNVASQCGLTPQYAGLERLQKEYGDRGFTVVGVPCNQFAGQEPGSAEEIGTFCSATYGVTFPLLEKTDVNGDGRHPLYAELTKVADAEGEAGDVQWNFEKFLIGRDGAVTRFRPRTEPEAPEVVAAIEAQLV is encoded by the coding sequence ATGAGCCTGTACGAGATTCCGCTGAAGACCCTCGCCGGGGACCCCGTCTCCCTCGCCGACTTCCGCGACCGGGCCGTCCTGGTCGTCAACGTGGCCTCGCAGTGCGGCCTGACCCCGCAGTACGCCGGTCTGGAACGCCTGCAGAAGGAGTACGGGGACCGCGGCTTCACCGTGGTCGGCGTGCCCTGCAACCAGTTCGCGGGCCAGGAGCCGGGCAGCGCCGAGGAGATCGGCACCTTCTGCTCGGCGACGTACGGCGTGACCTTCCCGCTCCTGGAGAAGACCGACGTCAACGGCGACGGGCGGCACCCGCTGTACGCGGAGCTGACCAAGGTCGCGGACGCCGAGGGCGAGGCCGGGGACGTGCAGTGGAACTTCGAGAAGTTCCTGATCGGCCGCGACGGAGCGGTCACCCGCTTCCGCCCGCGCACCGAGCCGGAGGCCCCCGAGGTCGTGGCGGCGA